Proteins encoded in a region of the Athene noctua chromosome 4, bAthNoc1.hap1.1, whole genome shotgun sequence genome:
- the TMEM150C gene encoding transmembrane protein 150C isoform X1 has protein sequence MASGMDGKKCSVWMFLPLVFTLFTSAGLWIVYFIAVEDNKILPLNVPDRTPGSKRPPYISIAGDAPPASCVFSQVMNMAAFLALVVAVLRFIQLKPKVLNPWLNVSGLVALCLASFGMTLLGNFQLSNDEEIHNVGTSLTFGFGTLACWIQSALTLKINLKNEGRKVGIPRVTLSASITLCVVLYFILMAQGIHMHASRIQWGLVMCFLCYFGTFAVEFRHYRFEIVCSEYQENFLSFSESLSEASEYQTDQV, from the exons ATGGCCT CAGGTATGGATGGGAAGAAATGCAGCGTGTGGATGTTTTTACCTCTTGTGTTTACCCTGTTTACATCAGCTGGATTATGGATAGT gtaCTTTATAGCAGTGGAAGATAACAAAATTCTCCCACTAAATGTACCAGATAG GACACCTGGTTCCAAAAGACCACCTTATATAAG TATTGCAGGTGATGCACCTCCTGCAAGCTGCGTGTTTAGCCAAGTTATGAACATGGCGGCATTTCTAG CACTTGTTGTGGCTGTCCTGCGCTTCATTCAGCTGAAGCCCAAGGTGCTAAACCCTTGGCTGAATGTCAGCGGCCTGGTGGCGTTATGCTTGGCCTCTTTTGGGATGACCCTGCTTGGCAACTTTCAG CTTTCCAATGATGAAGAGATCCACAATGTGGGCACATCACTGACCTTTGGGTTTGGGACCTTGGCATGCTGGATCCAGTCTGCCCTCACTCTCAAGATCAACCTGAAGAATGAGGGAAGGAAAGTTGGCATTCCACGAGTCACCCTGTCAGCCAGCATCACCCTCTGCGTGGTGCTCT ATTTCATCCTCATGGCACAGGGCATTCACATGCATGCTTCCAGAATCCAGTGGGGCCTGGTCATGTGCTTCCTGTGCTACTTTGGCACCTTTGCAGTGGAGTTCAGGCACTACAGATTTGAGATCGTTTGTTCCGAGTACCAAGAAAACTTTCTGAGCTTTTCCGAAAGCTTATCGGAAGCTTCTGAGTACCAGACAGATCAGGTGTAG
- the TMEM150C gene encoding transmembrane protein 150C isoform X3, which translates to MDGKKCSVWMFLPLVFTLFTSAGLWIVYFIAVEDNKILPLNVPDRTPGSKRPPYISIAGDAPPASCVFSQVMNMAAFLALVVAVLRFIQLKPKVLNPWLNVSGLVALCLASFGMTLLGNFQLSNDEEIHNVGTSLTFGFGTLACWIQSALTLKINLKNEGRKVGIPRVTLSASITLCVVLYFILMAQGIHMHASRIQWGLVMCFLCYFGTFAVEFRHYRFEIVCSEYQENFLSFSESLSEASEYQTDQV; encoded by the exons ATGGATGGGAAGAAATGCAGCGTGTGGATGTTTTTACCTCTTGTGTTTACCCTGTTTACATCAGCTGGATTATGGATAGT gtaCTTTATAGCAGTGGAAGATAACAAAATTCTCCCACTAAATGTACCAGATAG GACACCTGGTTCCAAAAGACCACCTTATATAAG TATTGCAGGTGATGCACCTCCTGCAAGCTGCGTGTTTAGCCAAGTTATGAACATGGCGGCATTTCTAG CACTTGTTGTGGCTGTCCTGCGCTTCATTCAGCTGAAGCCCAAGGTGCTAAACCCTTGGCTGAATGTCAGCGGCCTGGTGGCGTTATGCTTGGCCTCTTTTGGGATGACCCTGCTTGGCAACTTTCAG CTTTCCAATGATGAAGAGATCCACAATGTGGGCACATCACTGACCTTTGGGTTTGGGACCTTGGCATGCTGGATCCAGTCTGCCCTCACTCTCAAGATCAACCTGAAGAATGAGGGAAGGAAAGTTGGCATTCCACGAGTCACCCTGTCAGCCAGCATCACCCTCTGCGTGGTGCTCT ATTTCATCCTCATGGCACAGGGCATTCACATGCATGCTTCCAGAATCCAGTGGGGCCTGGTCATGTGCTTCCTGTGCTACTTTGGCACCTTTGCAGTGGAGTTCAGGCACTACAGATTTGAGATCGTTTGTTCCGAGTACCAAGAAAACTTTCTGAGCTTTTCCGAAAGCTTATCGGAAGCTTCTGAGTACCAGACAGATCAGGTGTAG
- the TMEM150C gene encoding transmembrane protein 150C isoform X2, with the protein MACMDGKKCSVWMFLPLVFTLFTSAGLWIVYFIAVEDNKILPLNVPDRTPGSKRPPYISIAGDAPPASCVFSQVMNMAAFLALVVAVLRFIQLKPKVLNPWLNVSGLVALCLASFGMTLLGNFQLSNDEEIHNVGTSLTFGFGTLACWIQSALTLKINLKNEGRKVGIPRVTLSASITLCVVLYFILMAQGIHMHASRIQWGLVMCFLCYFGTFAVEFRHYRFEIVCSEYQENFLSFSESLSEASEYQTDQV; encoded by the exons ATGGCCT GTATGGATGGGAAGAAATGCAGCGTGTGGATGTTTTTACCTCTTGTGTTTACCCTGTTTACATCAGCTGGATTATGGATAGT gtaCTTTATAGCAGTGGAAGATAACAAAATTCTCCCACTAAATGTACCAGATAG GACACCTGGTTCCAAAAGACCACCTTATATAAG TATTGCAGGTGATGCACCTCCTGCAAGCTGCGTGTTTAGCCAAGTTATGAACATGGCGGCATTTCTAG CACTTGTTGTGGCTGTCCTGCGCTTCATTCAGCTGAAGCCCAAGGTGCTAAACCCTTGGCTGAATGTCAGCGGCCTGGTGGCGTTATGCTTGGCCTCTTTTGGGATGACCCTGCTTGGCAACTTTCAG CTTTCCAATGATGAAGAGATCCACAATGTGGGCACATCACTGACCTTTGGGTTTGGGACCTTGGCATGCTGGATCCAGTCTGCCCTCACTCTCAAGATCAACCTGAAGAATGAGGGAAGGAAAGTTGGCATTCCACGAGTCACCCTGTCAGCCAGCATCACCCTCTGCGTGGTGCTCT ATTTCATCCTCATGGCACAGGGCATTCACATGCATGCTTCCAGAATCCAGTGGGGCCTGGTCATGTGCTTCCTGTGCTACTTTGGCACCTTTGCAGTGGAGTTCAGGCACTACAGATTTGAGATCGTTTGTTCCGAGTACCAAGAAAACTTTCTGAGCTTTTCCGAAAGCTTATCGGAAGCTTCTGAGTACCAGACAGATCAGGTGTAG